A genomic region of Dunckerocampus dactyliophorus isolate RoL2022-P2 chromosome 10, RoL_Ddac_1.1, whole genome shotgun sequence contains the following coding sequences:
- the LOC129188891 gene encoding regulator of G-protein signaling 5-like produces the protein MKEDLASLSHWNMAFTDCMKLTDLSKDKKGMKVKNWKTRIGLFLKTNSLHSMKDKSHRPTADDVNQWAQSLDKLLGHKYGKAAFYIFLKTEFCEENIEFWTACEDFRMLSSHQELTSKANSIYEEFIKNEAPKEVNLDFYTKNDIIQSLHEPNATSFLAAQRKIYCLMENNSYPRFILSDLYKELCAAARRRNNTS, from the exons ATGAAGGAGGACCTTGCTAGTCTATCACACTGGAACATGGCGTTCACCGATTGCATGAAACTCACAGACTTGTCCAAAGACAAAAAAGGGATGAA GGTGAAAAACTGGAAAACCAGAATTGGTCTCTTCTTGAAGACAAACTCGCTTCATTCAATGAAGGACAAATCCCACAG GCCAACTGCAGATGATGTGAACCAATGGGCGCAGTCACTAGACAAACTACTCGGTCATAAAT ACGGAAAGGCTGCTTTTTACATCTTCTTGAAGACCGAGTTCTGTGAAGAGAACATTGAGTTTTGGACAGCGTGTGAGGATTTCAGGATGCTGTCATCACACCAAGAATTGACGTCCAAGGCCAACAGCATTTACGAGgaattcattaaaaatgaagcTCCCAAAGAG GTGAACCTTGacttttacacaaaaaatgatATAATCCAGAGTCTCCATGAGCCAAATGCGACCAGCTTTTTGGCAGCTCAGAGAAAGATCTACTGCCTGATGGAGAACAACTCCTACCCAAGGTTTATCCTCTCTGACCTCTACAAAGAACTGTGTGCAGCTGCAAGGAGACGAAACAACACCTCGTGA